A region of the Peredibacter starrii genome:
TAGATGGCACTGAATGTGATCTTTCTCTTGAGAATTTAGCAAATCAAACTACTCTTCACGTAAATATAGTTCCACAAAATAGCCCAATCGAACTTCCAGTGAAACCATTTGCTGGTTACGAGAAGACTCAAGTGCACCTTATTCCGTTTGATGGATATGTTTATGTTGATACTGAAATTAAGATTGTTAACAACTCTCTGGTTTTAAATCCAGCAGGTCTTCTTTCTGAAAGAAGCGTGTTCTCTAGAAACACAGATAATCTTCGCAGAATGTTCTATTACGTTCAGTCTTCGACTGGCTCATCACATCTTTCATTAGGTAACGGACACCTTTCTCTCTAATATTTGCTTCCAATGGCCAGGGGAAACCCTGGCCTTTCTTATTTGCCAAGCATCAAGTTATTGAATTTAAGAGCACTAAAGACGCAAAGAGTCTACAGAAGTCAATAAGAGTAAGAAGTTAGACCTTGGCATATGGTGACATTCTGAAGGACACTTTTCGCGCTTAAAATAAGCCTAGTAATTTCAGGAGTGTCTCATGAAAAATCTTTTAAAGAGCTCTGCGTTTGCTCTTTTAATCGTAGCTCAATCTTCATTTGCGATCTGTCCAGATTGGAACGCTAAGCAAGTGGGTGTCCTTGATAGAAATACAATTGATGAAGCAAGTGGCCTCACAGCTTCTCTTCTTCAAAAAGGCAAATTCATCTGGTCTAACGACTCAGGTGGTGATTCTGCTCTATACGCAACTGGCATTGATGGAAAACTCATCAAGACTGTTCGTCTGAATAACTTTCCAAACGAAGACTATGAAGCAGTAGCTGCTGGTCCATGTCCATCTAACCGCGCTGAAGCTTGTATTTACGTTGGTGACATTGGCGATGGTATGGGTTGGAGAAGCAATTTCAAAATCGGTATCTTTAAAGAAGCTGATTTCTGGGCATCAAATTCAATTCGTCCTGAAAAAGTGATTAACTTTTCATACCCAGGTGGAGCTAACAACGCTGAAGCGATGGTAGTAACTCCAGATGGTCAAATCCTGATCTTCACTAAAACAGAAGGCAGCACTCAATTGTTCGTTATGGATGCTATCTCTGGAAAAATGGGCCGTGTAGCTCAAGTGAGCCTCGCGGGAATCGTGGGCCCAGCTCGTGGTAAAGCCCCTCGTATTACAGACGCTTCTATCTCTCCATCTGGTGAAAAAGTTGCGATCCTGACTTACGGAGACATTCTTGAAATCAATCTTAAGGCCTTCGCTAATATCAACAGCAGAAGCTGGAAACGTGGTGTGGATTTCAATATCGTAAAAGGTCCAGGTCTTCCTCAACAGGAAACTCTGACTTATACATCTGAGAACTCATTTATCGTATCGACTGAGTCTCCAGATGGTGATGCTCCAGCAATCATTGGTTATTCTTGTAAGTAATCTGATAGGGAAGGAGCACGAAAGTGCTCCTTCTTATTCCTGTCCGGCGTTATAGGCCTTCTTCACAACTTTCTTCATCACTTTCACTGAATCTTCCCATTCCTGAATAGAAACGGTTTCCAGATCCTTCGCGTAAGCAGTTACACCCGTGTTGGTGTTTCCTAATGAGCGACGGTGAAGAGTACCTAAAATATAGAACTCATCAGCGATGACGTTCTCAACTTCTTTTTTACTAACTGCACTTACATCAATGGCCTTGTTACCTTCGGTTTTAAAACGCATCTGATAGGATTTATCGCCGATTTTTACGACACTCAGGTTCTCATCAAAGCCTTTTCCTAAGTAAGTATTCATAGCGCCTTCAACGCGCTTACCATCAGTGGCGGCTTTTTTCCCCCAACCAATGACTCCACCTTTCATGATTTCTTTAAATTCAACGAAAGTAATCTTGCCGTCAATTTCTACCAGCCCATGATAGCGAGTTCCGTAGGCCGAACCACCGCTTTCTTTCATGGTGCTATAAGAGTCATGAAGTTTTGTATTTTTCCCGAATTTTGTCTGGAGAACTTTTTCAAGAGATTTCTGCTGGGCCGGTTGAAGCGCAGTAGCAGGTTCGGTTTTCTCACCAAAGCGAGGACCTTGAGGAGTGGTGAGAACCTTTGCCTTAGGTGTTTGTCCGCCTTTTATTGACTTGGCCTGAAGATCCGTCATGTATTGTGAGACCTGATGATCAGTTCCTTTAAGACCTCGTTTATAGGCCTCTAAAAATTTCGTCATATCAAAATCATCGACGTAAGAGGCAGACTGAGACAATCTCATGACATCTAGAAAAAGAGGGGCCTCGCCCACATCATCATAGTCCACCAGGGTCATGGCGGGCTTTCCTTTGTTGTCCAAGAGAAGACCAAAGTTACCTACGTGAGCATCACCCACGATTTGCCCGCGGTGATTTTTAAGTTTTTGAAAGACCGGAATTGTTTCCTTAATTTCGAATGATTCTTTGTAGTAGTAAGGAATAAACGCGCGCATAAACATGTGCTTGTCCTGAGCGTTTTTAATCCTGGTGATCATCATTTGTGTGTTCTGATCAGGGTAGAGTTCCAACATCTTCGATACTAAGTTGGTACAAGGCTTAGCATGAAGTTGAGATGAAAGAAGAAAAAAAAGAAAGAAGCTTTTTTTCATTATGGTGTGACCTGATTTCGGGCCAGGAAGACTTTGAGAGCGTTAGAACATTTTCTGTTGATGGCGACCTTTGTATGGCCACTCCAGCGTTTTGTGAATTCATCATAACTCATTGGGTGCTTCACATCGGCGGGGATGGGACCGGCGTCAATCAAATACACCTTCCCGTTCCAGATTTTTAGGTTATCAACTGAAAGGTCGAGCTTGATATTGGTCTTCTTTGAAAGCTTGATCATATCATCAACGGCTTGACGAAGTTGCTTCTCAATATGAGGCTCAATGTAACCATTGTTTTTTTGAAGATAATCGCCAAGACTTTCACCACCAACGAGTGTGGTGATCTTCCATTTTCCCTGAGGGTCCATGGCCTGAACGTCCGGAACTTTGATGGAAGTTTTTTGGTTTAACCACTGACCAATTTTTACGTCCTGAGCAATGGCAAATCCACTTCGAGGACGATCATTGGCAATTTTAATAACGTGATTTTGACCTTCGAATTCAAAAATATAAGCATCGGCGGTGAGACCTGAGCCCAGATGTTTTTTGAGCGGATAGGTCTTCCCATCAATAACAATTTCAGTCAGAACGTCTTGCTTATTTTTATTCACGAGAATTTCTCGTAGTGGATGGAAGAGTCCGACCTTGTCCAGACCAGAAGTTACTGCGGTCTTTAAAATACGAGCAGGGCTTCTTGTTGTTACACCATCAGTTCCGAGATAAAGACCGTTCTCTTTGATGTATTTTGAAACTTCAGGATTTAAAATATCGTTAGGATATCTTTCCGCGGGTACATCTTTAGCAAAGTAGACATCATCATTTTGCACAAACCATTTTCTGGCCTGTGTACTTGAATATGACTCAGGAACTTCAACTACGTGGAGAGGTTTGTTCTTAAAAGCGTCTGCAATTTCAACTTTTTCTCCGGCACCACGACCCGTGACGATGTAGCCGTCCGGTCCGAGACGAAATTCATTGATGTAATACATCTTCGTTTGAGGTGAAAGGTCACTCCCAAGCACCGCAAAGACTTCTTTCTGCTGACCTAGAGTTTTAAGTTTTTCAACATATGCCTTTGGACTAAGTTTTGTGTCCTCTTGAGCAGGGTAGAAATAGTTTGGTTTATCTTTAAGGGCCGCTTCGAGCATTTCGTAACGAGTTTGAAAAGGGCTTGCGATTTTGTGAGGAGGATCTTGAGTCGGAAGATAAACCACACAATCAAATGGTAATTTTTCAATGATCGCTTTACCCATGTACTCATGCCCATAAGTGAAAGGATCATAGGTACCGGCGACGATGGCAATCTTCTTACAGTTTTTAATATTTTCTTCTGAAAATACTTTGGCAAAACTGTGAACAGTTAAAAGGAGGGGGGCCAAAGCAAGAAGCTTAAGTGCTTTCATACTTATTTATTCTCCTCGCGAGAGAGGACAATTGCTTTGTCTGATTTAGCATCTTTCTCATCCATATAAAGAAAAATCGTTCTGCCTTCATCGCGGTTCGAGAATTTAAATTTTTGTTCTTTGACTAAAGATTCCGCGACAAATTCAACTTCGATCTCATCTATCACACCAGAAAGTTTAATGGCCGCAAGACGACGGTGATCGAGTGTCCACACGCGACCCTGAACGTCTCTCCAAACTCGAATGGTTGGAAGTTTCGTAATATTGAGAGAGCCGTCTTTAATGGCCTTCGCATTTCCAACAATGGTGTACTTACCATCTTGACTTACGTTATTGGCGGCCATTTGAGACCATCGAATATCATTAACTTTGATTTTGGCCTTACCAATTTTTTGAGTCTTGTCATAGAGAGGCATGTATTTAGAAGCGAGTTCATCCATTTCGAGTTTCTCGATACCAAAACGTCTGACAATCTCACGCTTCTTGGGTGACCATGGAACAACGGCCGAATAGTTTAGACCTTTTAATAGTTCATGAGTCTTAGTGATGTCTGCTTTTGTCGCCTTGTCTCTATCATTGATGTGTCCGTAGCGAAGACTGGTTTGAAGTTTAAAGCATTGGAGTAGAGTTAGTTTATTGCCAGTACTCTTAGCAATAGATGCCTCTGAGAATAAGATGGAGAGTGCAATAACACTCAAAGTCCATTTGCCTGTAGCCATACTTTTATTCATTCATTGTCCCTAAATCATAGAATCCCGGTCTATTTTCGACATATTAGAAGAAAGACTTTAGCCATACCTGACTAATTCTTTCTGGATTAAAAAATGTTAATGACAAATTTGGTCCAGAATATTGTTAAGTTCTTAAAAATATCTTCCGAAAAGTGAGCAGGAGAATTTTATGAAGTGGTTAATCTCAATCCTTGCTCTGAGTTCTGTGGCCCATGCCAAGATTGCGTCTTTCGAGTTGAAAGATAAGCATAAAGTGACTGTCACCCATCCGGATAATTGGGAGACGGCAAGAGAGCTATACGGAATTCCGTTGGCCGTTCTCGGCCCTTACGCCAATGAATCACGACCAGTGCTTTCGATCCTTCCCACAAATGTGAAGAAAGAAAAACATTCTGAAGCGGAATTTCAAAAATTATTCCAAGAATTTAAGACTAAAAAAGAAGAGTGGGTGAGTTCTCATAAAGGGAAACTTCTCAAGTATGAACCATTAACATTGGTTGAGCCCAGACAAGATCTGAAGGGTCACTTCATTGGGGCCGAGTACGCCATCAATGGTATTCACTTTGTCGAGAGAAGCTATTATCTCTACTGTAAAGGTGAGGTGTATAACCTCAAGTATTCAATTCGTGACGAACACAGAAAATATATTCCAGATCTTCAAAAAATGATTGGGGACTTCAAATGCGAATGACATTTTTATTGTCTTTAGTGTTTCTTTTTTCGATGGTGGGGCAGGCCTTTGCAGTGTCTGATCTGGACTCTCGCATTGCTCAGTTCAAAAAGCTCCAAAGTCGAGTGGAAAAGGAATGTCTTAAAAACGCTAATTCTAAAAACTTCGAAATCGAAGTAGAAGGCAAAAAATTAAAGTGCCAGGAATTAATTGTCATAACCAATCAGCTGAAAATTCAGATTGATAAAGAAGTGGCAGAATTAAAGGCCTGTGAAGAGGCCCCAAAAGGAGCCGCTCTTCTGCTTGCTGCAGATACGGGTAAAATTTTGGAACAGTCTGGTTCTTGTAAACCATCTCCAGATCAAGGACAGTGTTTAAAACAATTTGGTTGTGCAACTCTAGCGGCGGTCGGACCGATGAAGTCCTTCATGGAAATCGCAGGCAAGGCATTTGATAGCACTGCTTTAAAAGAGTGTTCAGGTCAAGGGAACGACTGTCTATTGAACGTTCTAAGAGGTATCTTCGATTCTATCTGGTCTTCGCTAAACCTAGTGTGGGACCTCGGTAAGATGGCAGTTACAAAAACTGGTGAACTTCTTGGAATTGTAGAAAAATCAGAGATTGAAACTTCTGAGCGTGCAATGGCCGCTCAGCAAGCAAGCCCAGGTTTCTTGAAGAGCATGGCATCGGATCCAGTTGGAACCGTGAAAACCATGGCTAAAAATCTCTACGATTCATTAGAAGAGGCCGCAATGAACCACTATGGTTGTGAGAAGTGGGCAGGTCTGCCTTTCACATCTAAGTGTCTTGCGCCAATGACTACATGGAACTGTGCGAGCTGTGCTCAGAAGTCACAAGTCTATTGCGGTATCGCCGGATATGCAGTGGGTGAAATTGGAACTGCGCTTTTAACTGGTGGTCTAGTTGCTGGTGGTAAGGCAGTCATCGTGGGCTCAGTGAAACTTGCTTCAGGCCCTGCCAAAAACGTTGCCGCCTTTATGAGTAAATCATTCCCTAAAGCAACATCTGTGACAGCAAAGGCCGGCCAAAAAATCGGTTCAGTGGCAAAAACCACTCTGACATTTGCTGAACGTAAATCAGTTGATACCTGGGAAAGAATTGCTAATAGTAAGACGGTAGAGGCGATCTCTAAGAGTGCCAAAGCAGTGTCTGAAAGTGTTGTGGGTAAAGTAGTGGGTGCCGGTCTAAAACCGATCTCTGTTTACCTTTCAGCAATGGATAAGGCCTTCCGTCTAGGTTACACATCAGTTGATAATGCAGTTGCGAGAGCGACAGGTGCGGCAGCGGTTCCTGCTAAAGTTGCGGCAGGTGCTAAAATTGCTGATGAAGCAATGGGTGTTAAAGAACCTACAGTAAAAGTTGCTAAGGACCAGTCGAAAGCGACTCCAGGTTTTGTGATTGTTGATTCTCCAAAAGTAGCGCCGCCACCATTTGCTAAAACTGCAATTGCAGAAGCGGTTGAACAAGTGAAAGCTCCAAGTGTTGCCTCAAAGCCGACACAAGTTCCTCTGAAGGCTCCTGCTGCAGTTTCAAAATCAGCGGAAGTAGCGGATGACTTAGATGTGGCCGCTCAGGTCGCTAAGTATAAGGATGACCAAGAGTACTTCAAACTTTTCACTGCGAAGAAGCCATATGATGACTATCACAATGATGTTGCGGCAGTAATCATGACATTGGAGAAGACACATCCAAATATGTCGAAGGCAGAAATTAGAAAGAGCATTGAGAGTATGATGAATTCATGCGATCTATAATTTTACTTCTTACACTACTACTTTGGGTATTACCGGCTTCATCAGAAGATGAAGTCGGTATTTTGTTCTCTCGAAATGAGTCTCATCTTACTCGCGCGGAGCTTATCCGCAAGGAAACGAAGGAACTTCGTCTTACGACTTTTACGTTTAACCTGGATGATTTCGGGAAAGAAACACTTGGTCTTTTGGTGGACGCTGCCAAAAGAGGTGTGAAAGTAAAATTGGCGGTGGATGGTTTTGAAGGTTCTCTTCCTAAAAACCTTGCCGTGCTTAAGGCACTGGAAGAGTCCGGTATCGAAGTAAAACTTTTCAATCCCGCATTCCGAAATGCTCTCGCTATTAACAATCGAAATCACCAGAAAAGTTTGATCGGAAGTGATTTTATGATTGTTGGTGACCGAAACATGACCGGTGACTATTTTAAACGTCAAAGTAACAACAATTACATTGGAGTTGATGTCTTAGTTAAAGGATCGCAAGTAGATGCGGCCCGTTCGCACTTTGATGAAGTGTTCGAATCCAGCCAAATGAAGAAGAACGCGGGTCTTGCAGTTTATGACAGAGAAATTGCACAAGCTAAAGAAGACATTCAAAATTGGCGTGATCAGGCCAAGCATGTTCAGGATGTCCGCACACCGCTACCTGAAGGCAATTTGAAAGTAGAAGAGATCAGATACAAGGCCGACAAATCGGACGGCTGGTGGTTTAAAGATCGCGACAGCCTTCACTCACAAGTTGTGAAGATGATCGATGAGGCCAAAACATCATTGGAATTCATGAACCCTTATGTACTAATGACTCCGGAAACGAAAAAGGCGGTAAAAAACGCTTTGGATCGCGGAGTAAAGGTAAAGGTTCATTCAAACTCTGCGGCGACTACCGATTCAAAATTAATGGCCATGGCCTGGGACTTTCAGAAGAAAGAACTGATGGAGATGGGAATTGATGTTTATGAGTTAAAACCGGGCCAGTTCCTGCATGCCAAAACCATTGTTAAAGATGGTAGTGAAGTGTTTGTCGGAAGCTTTAACCTGGATCCTCGTTCTCAGAACATTAACCTTGAGAACGGAGTATTTGTTAAAGATAAAAAAGTCGCGGATAGAGTGACAGAATACAATCGAAAAATTCGTGAGCGGTTAATGGTGAAGGTTGAACGAGAAGAGTGGCCTAAAATGACCGCTAAACAGAAGTTCATCCACTGTACGAAAAGAAGTCTCAGAAAGGCCGTTTCAAAGGCCATGTTCCCACTCTTATAAAATCATTCTTTTTCTATAATAAGTCGTGCCCCACGACGGTTCGTCAGATACATCCAGGCCCATTGAAAGAGAACGAACAAACGATTCTTGAATCCAATTAAGTAATAGATGTGAACAAACAACCAGGCCATCCAGGCCACAAATCCATGGATCTCAATGTCCTTGTACATGGCCACTGCACGAGATCTTCCAACTGTTGCCATCTGTCCTTTATCAACATAACGGAACTCAGGAAGTTTTCTACCTTCGAGTTGATTTCGAATATATTTTGCAACAAAGCGGCCCTGTTGCATGGCCACGGGAGCGAGACCTGGTAGAGGTTTTTTTTCTGCTCCCCATTCATAGTGGGCCTGATCTCCAATGACAAAAATCGCTGAGTGTCCTGGTACCGAGAGGTCACGATTAACTATAATTCTTCCCTGGCGATCGAGCTCAACACCAAGTTTTTTGTTAAGTGGGTTGGCGGCAACTCCTGCGGCCCAGAGAATCGTGGCGGATTCAATGAATTCATCGCCGGCCTTAATTCCATTTTCATTGATCTCTGAAACTTTGGAATTAACTCTGACTTCAACTCCAAGCTCTCCCAATTCTCTTACCGCTTCTCTTGAAAGCTCTTCCGTCATAGTTGGAAGAATTTTTGGGCCCGCTTCAATCAGAATAATTTTTGTCTGTTGGGGTTTAATGTGATCAAAATCGCGTAGGATACTATAACGAGTGATCTCACCGAGCGTCCCTGCAAGTTCAACACCTGTTGGGCCACCACCAACTACGACAAAGGTCGTATAGAATTCTTGTTTTATTTTATCGGTCTCTCGTTCCGCTTTTTCGAACGCAAGGAATACACGACGACGAATTTCCGTCGCCTGCATAATGTTTTTAAGTCCTGGAGCAAATGGTTCCCACTGCGGAGAATTGAAATAGGTATAGGTCGAGCCACAGGCCAGAATGAGATAATCAAAATGGATTTTATTCGTGTCGGTTTGAATCCACTTTTCTTCTTTATTGATCTCTTTTACTTCGCCCAGGAGAATTTCAACCTGATCATGAGAGGCAAGAAGGGAGCGAAGAGGATACGCGATTTCCGCTGGCGAAAGTCCGGCCATGGCCACTTGATAAAGCAAGGGTTGGAACAAGTGATAGTTTCGCTTATCAATAAGAGTAATTCTGAGGTTCTTAGACTTTACGAGCGCCTTGACTGCGGCCAAACCACCAAACCCACCGCCAATGACAACAATATGAGGAGTTTTCATAAGCGCATTTTATCAAGGTTAGAAGTGGCTTACGAGAGGGCGTGCATTAGCTTAACACGCTGAGGAAAATTACTGAAAAATGGCGGGATTTCCTGCGCCCTCTCTCACAACTTCCGGTTCTCCACTGCTAAAGTCCACAATAGTTGTAGAACCGATAAATTCAAATTCACCTGGATCGATGATCATATCAATCATGTTTCCAAATGCATCTTCAATGAGAGCACTGTACAAGGGCATATCCGGATCGGCACCCTCCACCATATCGTGGGAAAGGTGAGTGCTAAGAAGAACGCCATCAAAACCATCCAAGATAGTTCGTGCAAGCTTACTTGGAGGAAAACGAATCCCAACCTGATGGTCGACTTTTGAGGCCTTTAAGAATTTAGTAATCTTCTTTTGAGCTTCGAAAATAAAGGTGTAGGAACCAGGGATGACCTTCTTCATTAGACTGAAGGCCCCATCGTTAATGAGAGCTATTTCCTGCGCTGTTTTGAAGGTGCAGCAAAGGACGGTTAAATGCTTGGTGTTTTCAATGTGACGGAGGCGGTAAAGCTTTTCTACGCTGTCTTTATTGAAGGGATCGCAGACCACTACCCAATTAGTCTCGGTGGGAAAACACAAAAGCCCCCCGGATCTTAAAATCTGGGAGGCCTTGGCTATAATTCGATCATCTGGATTATGTTCTAAAACGTATTCAATCATTTAGTGTCCGCTGACACTCATCTCTCTTCCAAGTGATTTAGAACGGCGCTCGAAGAAGTTCTGAGATTCTTCTCTCTCAGACTCTTCTTTACAAAGAATGCACATTTCAGAAGTTGGACGAGCAATGAGTCTCGAATAAGTAATGGCTTCACCACACTCATCACACATACCATATTGCTCAGATTCGATCTTACTTAAGGTTTTCATAATCTTCTTGTAGTACAGACTTTCGCGGTTCGAGAAACGCATGTCCGCAGCTAGAAGGATATTGTCATTTGCAGAATCAACCTCGTCCTTGGCTCCAGTGATGGAATGATTCTCGTATTCGCTTTTCTTCAGTTGAAAGTTTGAACGGATACGCTCCGCTTCAGCTAAAAGTTTGTCTCGAAGCATCGTAATTTGCTTGTCTGACAAATGACTGTTTAGTCGAACTGACATCCTAAGTTCTCCTCGTTACAGGTGTTGCGTGT
Encoded here:
- a CDS encoding DUF2252 family protein, giving the protein MKKSFFLFFLLSSQLHAKPCTNLVSKMLELYPDQNTQMMITRIKNAQDKHMFMRAFIPYYYKESFEIKETIPVFQKLKNHRGQIVGDAHVGNFGLLLDNKGKPAMTLVDYDDVGEAPLFLDVMRLSQSASYVDDFDMTKFLEAYKRGLKGTDHQVSQYMTDLQAKSIKGGQTPKAKVLTTPQGPRFGEKTEPATALQPAQQKSLEKVLQTKFGKNTKLHDSYSTMKESGGSAYGTRYHGLVEIDGKITFVEFKEIMKGGVIGWGKKAATDGKRVEGAMNTYLGKGFDENLSVVKIGDKSYQMRFKTEGNKAIDVSAVSKKEVENVIADEFYILGTLHRRSLGNTNTGVTAYAKDLETVSIQEWEDSVKVMKKVVKKAYNAGQE
- a CDS encoding TraR/DksA family transcriptional regulator; this translates as MSVRLNSHLSDKQITMLRDKLLAEAERIRSNFQLKKSEYENHSITGAKDEVDSANDNILLAADMRFSNRESLYYKKIMKTLSKIESEQYGMCDECGEAITYSRLIARPTSEMCILCKEESEREESQNFFERRSKSLGREMSVSGH
- a CDS encoding phospholipase D-like domain-containing protein: MRSIILLLTLLLWVLPASSEDEVGILFSRNESHLTRAELIRKETKELRLTTFTFNLDDFGKETLGLLVDAAKRGVKVKLAVDGFEGSLPKNLAVLKALEESGIEVKLFNPAFRNALAINNRNHQKSLIGSDFMIVGDRNMTGDYFKRQSNNNYIGVDVLVKGSQVDAARSHFDEVFESSQMKKNAGLAVYDREIAQAKEDIQNWRDQAKHVQDVRTPLPEGNLKVEEIRYKADKSDGWWFKDRDSLHSQVVKMIDEAKTSLEFMNPYVLMTPETKKAVKNALDRGVKVKVHSNSAATTDSKLMAMAWDFQKKELMEMGIDVYELKPGQFLHAKTIVKDGSEVFVGSFNLDPRSQNINLENGVFVKDKKVADRVTEYNRKIRERLMVKVEREEWPKMTAKQKFIHCTKRSLRKAVSKAMFPLL
- a CDS encoding L-threonylcarbamoyladenylate synthase, translated to MIEYVLEHNPDDRIIAKASQILRSGGLLCFPTETNWVVVCDPFNKDSVEKLYRLRHIENTKHLTVLCCTFKTAQEIALINDGAFSLMKKVIPGSYTFIFEAQKKITKFLKASKVDHQVGIRFPPSKLARTILDGFDGVLLSTHLSHDMVEGADPDMPLYSALIEDAFGNMIDMIIDPGEFEFIGSTTIVDFSSGEPEVVREGAGNPAIFQ
- a CDS encoding NAD(P)/FAD-dependent oxidoreductase — encoded protein: MKTPHIVVIGGGFGGLAAVKALVKSKNLRITLIDKRNYHLFQPLLYQVAMAGLSPAEIAYPLRSLLASHDQVEILLGEVKEINKEEKWIQTDTNKIHFDYLILACGSTYTYFNSPQWEPFAPGLKNIMQATEIRRRVFLAFEKAERETDKIKQEFYTTFVVVGGGPTGVELAGTLGEITRYSILRDFDHIKPQQTKIILIEAGPKILPTMTEELSREAVRELGELGVEVRVNSKVSEINENGIKAGDEFIESATILWAAGVAANPLNKKLGVELDRQGRIIVNRDLSVPGHSAIFVIGDQAHYEWGAEKKPLPGLAPVAMQQGRFVAKYIRNQLEGRKLPEFRYVDKGQMATVGRSRAVAMYKDIEIHGFVAWMAWLFVHIYYLIGFKNRLFVLFQWAWMYLTNRRGARLIIEKE